The nucleotide window GTTTGCAAGCTGTTCACCCAATAATTTAAGGGTATCACCATATAACCCATCTAGTAATCATATACGACGAGAAGCTCAATGCCATTAATGTGATATATTCAAATAAGCTCAGCTACGATTGGCTAGAAGTCTAATTCTGGCGAATGCTGTTGTGCATGTTGTTCTCCCATTGGGGTTTGGCGCTTTGATTCCGCTTTTTTGTATGGTTCGTTGCGAGCGTCAATATGATCGTTATCATCGTCGACTGGAATCCCCCAGGCCTCGATCTCGAACTTCTTCTTACCATTCTTGAAAGCCCATTCCGACTTCATAATGTGCATCCCACCTGCCTCAGAAAATACAGGCAGCTTGTAAACGTGGACAAGTCCGTGTTGCACTTTGTTGGGTTGAGATTTGTACGCGCGTTCCAGCAGCTGTAGCATATCTTGGTTGAAAGGCTCGAGGTTTATTACAGAGTCAAACATAGCTTCAATTTGCATAAGTAGCAGATTGCTGTGGTTCATGAGTAGCTCGGATGAAATTGTTGCTAGTAGCACGCAATTTGCACTGTACTTTTTTAATAATGCTCTGATACCGTGGAGCAAAGGAATAATTACCTGTAGCTGGGAAAAGTTAGGAGGGTAAAGAGCTGGGTGAAGCATATTGGGCAGCAAGATACGGACCAACTTATTCCTGTTATTCTTGATGATAGTCTCAATTTGACACAGAGTGGTAATAGGTGACTGGAGAGGCGAAACATATGTCACTTCTGCAGCCGATGGAGCAGGCACCAGTCGTGAGGTAATGTCAAAATGGCTATTGTAATTAGGGTACGTGTCGCTGTCAGATATTTCGCTGGTTTTTTTGGCTCCTTCGTCAGCCAAACCATACCGCCACGCAATCTTTAGGTCCTGGTATCTTGTAGGTTGATGCACTGAAGGAATGGACCCAACGAGATTCTGAACCGTTATCTTAGACTCCTGTTCGGAGATTTTGGTCTTCTTCACAGTCTTACTGGAACCTTTGAACACACCAGGCAGCTCCGCTGCATATGAGGTGTTTGTTGTCAGCACTACCAAATGC belongs to Eremothecium sinecaudum strain ATCC 58844 chromosome IV, complete sequence and includes:
- the ELP4 gene encoding Elongator subunit ELP4 (Syntenic homolog of Ashbya gossypii ABR188W; Syntenic homolog of Saccharomyces cerevisiae YPL101W (ELP4)), which codes for MSFRKRNDIINRPSQIAVPGRETGVNRGIGSRHGRVPTIDVPQRAPGRHMEPEVNRKITQLAAKIGVMDLSSPLINENHPGIRPSPSTSQQTTSTGCNDLDKLLGHMGLPLGNSLLIEEQTSTDFASILAKLFASQGIVHNRVDGSTAATKGNTHLVVLTTNTSYAAELPGVFKGSSKTVKKTKISEQESKITVQNLVGSIPSVHQPTRYQDLKIAWRYGLADEGAKKTSEISDSDTYPNYNSHFDITSRLVPAPSAAEVTYVSPLQSPITTLCQIETIIKNNRNKLVRILLPNMLHPALYPPNFSQLQVIIPLLHGIRALLKKYSANCVLLATISSELLMNHSNLLLMQIEAMFDSVINLEPFNQDMLQLLERAYKSQPNKVQHGLVHVYKLPVFSEAGGMHIMKSEWAFKNGKKKFEIEAWGIPVDDDNDHIDARNEPYKKAESKRQTPMGEQHAQQHSPELDF